A DNA window from Schistocerca gregaria isolate iqSchGreg1 chromosome 2, iqSchGreg1.2, whole genome shotgun sequence contains the following coding sequences:
- the LOC126323183 gene encoding uncharacterized protein LOC126323183, with protein sequence MKAAVLLVLLSAIALSCAFPSPKEKEDRGGVDVDVHREKGVGTVVGVQGQGNVWKSGDGRTRVDADGSWQRVYRGPAAGKPKYSAGVRLSHRW encoded by the exons ATGAAGGCAGCGGTGCTCCTCGTCTTActgagtgccatagcgctcagctgCGCGTTCCCTTCACCCAAGGAAAAG GAGGACCGTGGCGGAGTGGACGTGGACGTGCACAGGGAGAAGGGCGTGGGCACGGTGGTGGGGGTGCAGGGCCAGGGCAACGTGTGGAAGAGCGGCGACGGCAGGACCCGCGTGGACGCCGACGGCTCCTGGCAGAGGGTGTACCGCGGGCCGGCGGCCGGCAAGCCAAAGTACTCGGCGGGCGTCCGCCTCTCTCACAGGTGGTAG